The genome window CATAAGTTATTAGTAGATCAAAAGGTAGCTTATCTCGTAGGAAAGCCTGTGGTGTTGCAAGTTGATAAAAAAGAATATGAAGAAAGATTAAATCTAATATTAGGTGAAGAATGGGACGATGTACTAACTGAATTAGCCACAAATAGCTCGAATAAAGGGACTGAGTGGTTACATACTTACATCAATGAAGAAGGTAAGTTTAAATATATAATTATACCCGCAGAAGAAATAATTCCTATTTACGATACAAGTCTCCAGGAGAACTTAGAAGCAGTATTAAGATACTACTTAGTAGAAGTAAACGGAAAAGAAAGAATAAGGGTAGAATGGTGGACTAGGGATACAGTTAGTTTTTATATAGAAACAGATAATGGAGACTTTATATTAGATGATACTGAGTCTAATAATCCAGATAGTCATTATTACTATAACAATAAAGGTTATGGATGGGGTAAAGTACCTTTTATAGAGTTTCCTAATAACGAAGCACGATACAGCGATCTTAAATACTATAAAGAATTAATAGACAGTTATGATAGAAATGTATCTGACCTAGACAATAATCTCCTAGAAATACAAGAGATAATAACTATACTAAAAGGATATGAAGGTACTGAATTAAAAGAATTTCATGATAATTTAAGATACTATAAGGCTATAAAGGTTAATAGTGAACCAGGTAGTGGAGTAGATAAGTTAGAGCTTAATATACCTATAGAAGCTAAAAAAGAAATGTTAGACAGATTAGAAGAAAATATATTTATATTTGGTCAAGGAGTAAACATGAAGACCGATAAATTTGGCAATAGTCCAAGTGGCGAAGCTTTAAAGTTTTTATACTCTTTACTAGACTTGAAGGCTTCAATTGCAGAAAGAAAACTAAGAAAGGCAATTAAGAGATTTCTTTGGTTTGCTACTGAATATATAAACATAATAGATAATAAAAGTTATGACAATACAATTATCCAGGTAACCTTTAGAAAAACAATGATTACAAACGATAGAGAAAATGTAGAAATAGCGTCACAATCGAAAGGAATAATATCGGATGAAACGATAGTGGCCAATCATCCTTGGGTAGAGGATGTAGGTAAGGAATTAAAGAAAATAGAAGAGCAAAACGACTACATTGAGTATGAGTTTGAAAACAAGTCTAAAGAAGATGGTATAGATGAATAATAGAGACTATTGGAAAAAAAGAAGAGAACAACTCAGTAATCAACAATTTAAAAAAATTAAAGGATTAGAGAAGAAGTTAGCAAGAGAGTATAAAAAATCATTGAAAGAGATAGAAGAAAAAATATTTATTTTCTATGGAAGATTTGCAAAAGACAATAAAATGACTTATGACCAGGCAGTAAAGCAATTAAATAGTAGTGAATATAATGTATGGAGAAAGTCTTTAGAGGAATATATAAAAGAAATAGAATCTACTGGAGATAAAAAAGTACTCTTAGAACTTAACACTCTTTCAATGAAAAGTAGAATAAGTAGACTAGAAGCACTAAAAGGAGATATAACAAAAGTTATATTTAAATTATTTTCTTTAGAAGAAAATGAACTGACTAACTTTCTTATCGAAACAGGGTTAGAAAGTTACTATAAAACTATATTTGAAGTACAAAAAAGAAGAAGAAATATAGGAGCTTCTTTCACAAAACTATCTAAAGAAACAGTTAAAAAGGTGGCTAGCTATCCTTGGAGTGGAAAAGAATTTTCCGCACGTATTTGGAAACACAGAGATCATTTAATCGACGTCTTAAAAGAAGAACTTACACAAAAAATAATCCAAGGCAAAGATGTAAGGGAAGTGTCTATTTCTTTGTCTAGAAGAATGAATGTAAGTTTAAAGAACTCTATCGGATTAGTTCAAACAGAAACAGCGCATATTCACGAAGAAATGAGCGCTAAAGCATATGAAGAAACTAATGTAGATAGATATGAAATATTGGCTACACTAGATACTAGGACATCAGATATATGCAGAAAGCAAGATGGGAGAGTACATAGGCTTAAAGATAGAGTTATAGGGGTTAATTACCCACCGTTTCACGTTAATTGCAGAACTACTACAGTACCTTACTTTGAAGATGACGAAGGAACTAGAATAGCTAAAAATAAAGCAGGAAAGAATTATCATGTACCAGCATCAATGACATATGAAGAATGGTATAAGGAATATGTAAAGTAAATAGCATTTGAATATAATTGA of Gottschalkia purinilytica contains these proteins:
- a CDS encoding phage portal protein; the protein is MITYNELLNQKLIYDNKIIDSVIIKDLINTHDTSHMIEGHKYYHNENDILDRKKYHYPDGQKVEDETKANCRIPHNWHKLLVDQKVAYLVGKPVVLQVDKKEYEERLNLILGEEWDDVLTELATNSSNKGTEWLHTYINEEGKFKYIIIPAEEIIPIYDTSLQENLEAVLRYYLVEVNGKERIRVEWWTRDTVSFYIETDNGDFILDDTESNNPDSHYYYNNKGYGWGKVPFIEFPNNEARYSDLKYYKELIDSYDRNVSDLDNNLLEIQEIITILKGYEGTELKEFHDNLRYYKAIKVNSEPGSGVDKLELNIPIEAKKEMLDRLEENIFIFGQGVNMKTDKFGNSPSGEALKFLYSLLDLKASIAERKLRKAIKRFLWFATEYINIIDNKSYDNTIIQVTFRKTMITNDRENVEIASQSKGIISDETIVANHPWVEDVGKELKKIEEQNDYIEYEFENKSKEDGIDE
- a CDS encoding minor capsid protein, with product MNNRDYWKKRREQLSNQQFKKIKGLEKKLAREYKKSLKEIEEKIFIFYGRFAKDNKMTYDQAVKQLNSSEYNVWRKSLEEYIKEIESTGDKKVLLELNTLSMKSRISRLEALKGDITKVIFKLFSLEENELTNFLIETGLESYYKTIFEVQKRRRNIGASFTKLSKETVKKVASYPWSGKEFSARIWKHRDHLIDVLKEELTQKIIQGKDVREVSISLSRRMNVSLKNSIGLVQTETAHIHEEMSAKAYEETNVDRYEILATLDTRTSDICRKQDGRVHRLKDRVIGVNYPPFHVNCRTTTVPYFEDDEGTRIAKNKAGKNYHVPASMTYEEWYKEYVK